AATACTCCAATGACCTCACTAGAGGACCTAAAATCCCAGCACTGAAGATGCATCTGATATTGTCCATTTCTAAATCTAAAGTATTAAAAGTATTTCCAGTGATGACCTCTTCAAAATATCTAATGCATCCCGAGTGGGAGAATTAATATAAACTAGCATGAAACTTGAAAGATTCAAAGGACACCTGAAGGAATTAGTGAGATGAAGGGCAGAGTCcttcctttttactttctctctgacatttgttttatataatagtTACTTAAAAGTAATTCCTGAGGAAACCTCAAACACTGAGTCTGAAGATGAGAAATCACCccagattttactttttctcctttgtcttgATGTGTGTCCAGTGGTTCCTTTCAttgctttgtcttcttttatctctgcctctTCATCAGGATTTCATGACTATTCCAAGCTGACAGAATGGATTTCCTTTCATAGTAGAAATAACTGTTCATATGATAGATGGCATTGAACTGAAActttctcatttcacaaataGGATGACAGAAGTCCTGTGAGGCTAAATGATTTATCTAGAAATACAGCACCAAGTCTCAGAATGAGACATGTATAGTTTTTGTCCTCTTTCTGACTGTACCCACCACCTCTTGATAAAAAGAGCCTGGTATCAAATGGGGACCATAAATTCACGTACTCAAAGATTAGAGTATCCTAAGGAGAATCTGTGGAGGTCATCCACATTCAATTACTGAACTCTCATGGCAGTATTCAGAAGGGAAAATATgggtgtatgttttcatttctgtaccAAAAATAAGATGAGCTTTtccagatatataaatattaccaTATCCCCCAACATTGAGTTGTTTCAAAATCACATTAGGTTCCTATACAGAATTAGAACTAgcaaatttctagaaacaaacaGATGAGTAAAACTTTTCATAAAAGCAAGATTCTTGATTAGATATGAGACTTAGAGGATTTGCTTTATCTCTTTGGGATTTATTTCCTCATCTGATGTGAATGAATTGACTAAAAATGCAGGTAAGATGATCACACATCAATTTCTGTAAGTATTTTGGCCAAGCAGCCATAACTACACATTTTTCAAGCTCCAACTACTATGATTCTCCAATAATTTTAAGTCAGAAATAAATGTCATTGTTCCttgttatgtttttctttcagataatTTCATTGTCTCTTGGGAACTGGGTGTGCTAGACTAATTCCatggaaaaaaggaataatgtAACTGAGTTCATTTTCTGGGGTCTTTCTCAGAACCTAGAGGTTGAAGAAGTTTGTTTCgtggtgttttctttcttctatacGGTCATTCTTCTTGGCAACCTCCTCATCATGCTGACTGTTTACATGGGCAACCTTTTCAAGTttcccatgtatttcttcctcaACTACTTGTCTTTTGTGGATATTTGTTACTCTTCAGTCACAGCTCCCAAGATGATTGTTGATCTATTAGCCAAGAGCAAAACTATTTCCTATGTCGGGTGCATGTTGCAACTCTTTGGAGTACATTTCTTTGGTTGCACAGAGATCTTCATCCTTACTGTAATGGCCTATGATCGTTACGTGGCTATCTGTAAACCCCTACACTATACCACCATCATGGACCGGAACAGATGCAATAAAATGTTGTTGGGAACCTGGATAGGAGGGTTCTTACACTCCATTATCCAGGTGGCTCTGGTAGTTCAGTTACCCTTTTGTGGACCCAGTGAGATCGATCACTACTTTTGTGATGTCCACCCTGTGTTGAAACTTGCCTGCACAGATACATATATTGTTGGTGTTGTGGTGACAGCCAACAGTGGTACCATTGCTCTAGGGAGCTTTGTTATCTTGATAATTTCCTATACTGTCATCCTGGTGTCCCTGAGAAAACACTCAGCAGAAGGTAGGCGCAAAGCACTCTCCACCTGTGGCTCCCACATTGCTGTGGTCATAATCTTTTTTGGCCCATGTACTTTCATGTACATGCGCCCTGATACTACCTTTTCAGAGGATAAGATGGTAGCTGTATTTTACACCATTATCACCCCCATGTTAAATCCTCTGATCTATACACtcagaaatgcagaaataaaaaatacaataaaaagactGTGGGGCAGGAAGGTTTTCTCAGAGGCTAACGATAAATagctgaaaataataatttaagatgaatgatcttaaattttcttttctgttcaaaGACGACAGTAACAACGACTTCACATGGGTTTTGGAGGAacaaaagagataataaaacatTCTACACAACTGAGGTATTATTTATCATCattatattctaatatttcaTATGTAGGTAAATTTTCTGAAAGACCTAGGCTAGAGGAATCTTATTAAAATCAGAAGCTCAGCAccattgttttcttcttcccattttggACTCTGCCATTTTCCTTAAAGAATGAGAGTCTACTGGAGGTATTTAAGGCCATTTTCTATCATTTAGAACTGTGATGGAAACATATTGAGCACTCAATATGAATATGTTACTTGCACAATAGGATACAGGAAGAATAAGAGAGATCTGAGCTATAGGGTTCTGATCTAAGCCAAAACACAGTAGAAACTAAACCTAGCAAGGCTTCAAAAGGAGGGGAGCTATGTGCatatgaaaaagagataaaatacacttaaaaaacaaaagatctgtCCTAATCCTCTGCTCTGGAGAGAAAGCTTTCCATTCTCTAGGACTCATTTTCTTTACCCAAATAGTAAGGAAACTGGAGGAAAAATTGCCTCAAAGATCTGCATTGTAATTCTAATATCCCATTCATATGCTCCTGCTACCTGACTAATCTTGACCTGTCTGTAGCCACTGGTCTCCAATTGACATGCAGttactaaaaggaaaaactgaagaaattgaatgaaaataaatacacatgtgATGAGTAAGTGACTTGATTCAAACAACAGggcaaataaaatactgaaaggaCTGACTGGGAAACTGTATTTTCTCCAGTGTTTGAACCAAGCAGTTTTACTGAACACAGTGAGCCCTTTATCACACATCTCTTCTTCACTTCCTGCAATCtgagctttatttttctataacaaATGAACACATCACTGATTATTCTTCTTATTACTTCCTGTCTTTTGCAAAGATCTGATTATTCTGTTACTGCCTGTACCTGGGTAAGTGTTTATGgtagagtgtgtatgtgtgtgtgtgcacattacATTAAGATCTGTACATAGTCTTTAAAAAGATCatccctgaaaaaaataaaataaaaaataaaataaataaataaaaagattatctCTGCTGTTGATGCATTCAcatagataaagaagagaaagactaaAAGTAGTACCATATCTGGAATAGACGTTACAATTAAGAAACTTTGGCCCTGGAAACACACAAAATCATGTTTATTGTCCCAGTTTGGAATCTCAATGGACTTCCACTTGCTCAGTTTTTAATGATGACTAGATCAGTACTTCTCTAGTTTGTTTGATCATGGGAGTCATTTGGAGAAACTTTTGAAGAGATAAAGTATCTGTGTTATGAGTTTCCAATTTATTAGGCCATAGTTAAGGGACATtcaaaatccatattttaataaGCACATCTTGTAATTGCTATACAGACAGTGGCACATCTGAGCACTTCAATTTGGAAATACTGGGAGTAGATGATACTTGATGTTCTTAGAGCACAGGAGAACTCTGAGTCAATGAAATCCAAGGAGCCGCACCTTTAAATATATGCCCCTGTCTATTCTACTAACTGATGCAAAGGAACTAAATTTGAACTAAATTTAGAAAAGAGtgcaataaatgaatattatccatTTGTAACTTTCCTCCACAACGCTCTTTTAGTCATGCCTTTGAACTTAAGTCTTGACTGGCAAGGgttattcattctttttgttttttaaaggttttatttatttattcatgagagacacagagagagagaggcagagacagaagcagagggagaagcaggcagagggagaagcaggctccatgcagggagcccgaagtgggactcaatcctgagactccaggatcatgccctgggctgaaggcaggctctaaactgctgagccacccagggatccccaagggatattcattttattgaacATCTGACAtcccttagaaaataaaaacttacatatttattACTCTCAGGGACTAAGAAGAAGGACATAGTAAATGGTATTTAGATTTCTATCAATGACTTTCtacatttactcttttatttttttctacatttactCTTGTTCACAAAAGGTCCTCAGAGTCAATCCCAATCAGAGGTGCTCAGATGGTCTATTCTTGGTTCCTTGGAAAAAGATCATTTCTTTCATTAGACTCTCCCCAGTTTCAGTAAGGGTGATTCTGGTTTATACCATTTTATTTCATAGACATGTGATCACAGCCTTGCCTGCCAACCActggagttttatattttttgtagtttttcaacCTTGCTGTTATAAGATGACAGATTGACTTTGTTTAAAGCCTTCATTGATTGAAATAAATGGCAACCCTTCTGATTTTCCAGATAGATAAATTAGTCTGTTTcacagtagaaaataaaaatgtatctcctTTTATCTTCCAACTAGTGTTTATACTTCTGTCCTTAGGAGtagcaaaacatttttaaacatggtTTCTTGCACTGCTcagtttaatatgtaaaatattttcatcttcctCCATATGTAatcccttttttcattttaacatatcCTGGAAGTTAAAACATTTATCATATGTCAGAGGCTctacaatttatcatttttataataactcTGTGGGAGTACCTCACTTTGACAGTGTTTCAatatattcatatctttcataGTGACCAGTTTTGTTCTGAGGTATAATGCAAACTTCGTTACTTTATtcaaatcttcaaaatatgtcttattttacATTCTAGTATTTAAAAATCCACCAGAGAAGTGCACCACAATataaagagagacagacaaagccGAACTTCCATAAGTCAAGGGTAATGTCAAACATCACATGTacagaatataaattttcattttaacaaggaTTAagatagcatttttcttttatgcctGATAAAAATAGAGCTGCATTAGGTATACCTGAACTTACCCTAGGTCAGCTACACCCCACCTTTTGCAAAGACACATGAGCAAAAACTAAATGCTTGTTGTATAACCTACAAATATTCCAAAGGCTTGTTTACACAATATTATTGAGTTGTCTGATCCAAGAATGGCATGGTCAAACTGTAGAAGTGGGGATTCGAAGGCCTACTCCTCAGCTAGTAACACCTCCAGTATGTTTAGTGTAAGATAACTTGAAAGGAGTAGTATAAAAGGCCAAGCAAGAAGGAATGGATATGAGGGACAGCACATAACCTTGATTATATACATAAGGGACCAATTCTAACCTAAATATACATCCaacttccctttcactatttcaaCTATGGATAACACACAGGAAAAGAATGACATATTTATTATTCTTGGGTAGCTTCCATTCCACCCTCACTTGTTGATAAATTATGAGAAGAATGttaacaaaagataaataacagCCAGATTCAAATGGACTTCTGAAAGGcctgtcttctttggggaaaaaccAAACAGCAAATTTGTCACAGTGAGCAAATTTAATTCATTATCAGAGAGTGTAGCCTGTATATGCATCAATAAcaggcttattaaaaataagcaccAGAATTAGGCAAAAGCCCATACAgctatacacattttttttttggacataacTGCCACCAGATCAACATCAAAACTCGAATCCTGACTTAATCTGCTATTGTCTTTCTTACCTCCTTTTCaatatacttcattttttctGCCTCCCATTATGTTCTAAGTTTCTTAATTTGCAGACAGTACCCATGTCAAGGTCtttttgggaaggaaaaaatttGCTGAAATATCATCAACTATGGCTAATTCCTGTAAATGTACTCCTCACCTTAAAACCCAGATTCCTTCAGACCCATTAATAAAGAGAACAAGCCCatggctgccagagggaaggtAGATGGAGTGGAGTCAGGCAAAATGGGAGGGAATTGGAAGATACAGGCTTctggttatggaatgaataagtcgcaggaataaaaggcatagtATAGTGAATGTAGTCTATTGGTATTATAGTAGCAGTGCAAAgggacaggtggtagctacacttgtggtgagcacagcaaaACAGAGATTGGTAGAATctttatgctgtacacctgaaactaaagcaACATTCGGTATCAACTGTaatcccaaacaaacaaacaaacaaaagaaacagatttctgGTGCACAAAGGACAGGAATACTTGAAGTAAAtacaattcaatttctttacgGGGACTGTACTGAAGAGGATGGAgcaccagaaaataacaagtctGGGCCTCTCATATTTGGAAACTTGATGAAACcattctctgggccttggttccTCTTCTCATGTTCGTGGATGGCCCTAGATGATGTCAGAGGCCCCTTCCAATTCACAAAATTTGAGAATTCTTGTATAAACTGGAAACACCTCAATACACCGAAATTGTTCTTGGCCTATGCTCCAGTTTTCAGTGAGTTGCATCTGCTTCTCAAACtaactttctctgtttctcactAATATAAGGGACTGCCTGAGTCTAAGTGAGACAGATTTGCATCGCACAAATGGTAgaaggaaaatgtcaaaatatgcCATTTGCATTAAGAGCAGTGAGGATCTACAGAATGTACCCCAGGGACATCTATGTCTTCAGCTATATagcttccctttttaaaaaaatattatttatttattgggaggggGCGGTaagagcagagggacaagccgGCTCCCCATTGAAATTCCAGTGCAGAGCTCAATTCGAGCatcttgaaatcatgacctgagctaaagtcagatacttaacaaactgagccacctaggcaacaCTCAGCTGTGTGGCTGCTTAAGCTCAGGGTCTtttacagaatgggagatttTCCACATTGCACATTTACAAAAAGCATCAATTTGCACATTCATGAAGgattttaaaatgaggttattttaaaatgaggtcatggaGTTACATTCAAAGGATTGAAAAGTGGTGTTCATTATCTAATTTGAAACTTCTAATTCCTGGAATACACCATCATTAGGGTActaagaattaattaaaataacgACAGTGTGAATAGTGTAATTACCTGCATTCCATTATTTTACAAGCATTATCTGTTTATGTAAAGGGTTAAAATATACAATAACACTTGCAAATTTGGGGGCATTGCTTGCTTCTTCTATTGCAATGGACACCAGTAAAAAATGGAGTGCTTAAGACCTCTCTGTCTTTGTAAGAGGTGTCTCAGTCAAAAATCTGTTACCTAAAGCAAGGCATAACTGTCAGACCACGCAGTCTTTATAGTGTGCCCTGATAATAGTGCTATATGTCCACTATGTCTGGGATCATGATGGACAGAATATTCCAAAATGCCAGACATAAGTTCCAGAATGTTAGAGCTGGCAGGGACATGGAGGTCATATGATTCATCCCCTTTACATAggttcagaaaaataaagtaacagaaagAAGGTGGTTAAGGGCCCTCTCTCTTCAAGTCTTGCAACTTTTGATGACAACACACCACCTCTCTGTACCTGCCATATTTGCTGACATTAGGATGCTGTGGATAGAAGGTGATACAGAGGATGGTTTGAACACCAGGGACTTCATTTCCCTTCAAACCGTGCATCCCGGCACCACATTTTCCTCATGGCATTCTTCATGTCTGTGTTTCTCAATGTGTAGATGAGAGGGTTGAACATGGGAGCAATCATGGTATAAAATAGGGCAAACACTTTGTCATTACTGACGGAATCCGCCATGGGGACATATGTGAAGATGAGAGGCAAGAAGAACATGAACACAACAGTGATGTGTGAGCCACAGGTAGAGAGGGCTTTGCGGCAGCCCTGGGATGAGTAGGTCCTCAGGGTAGACAGGATGATGATGTAAGAAATTACCAAGGCAACAAAGGTCAAAATGGACAGCACTCCTGTGGTAGTAATGATCACAATAACCAACAAGCTAGTATCCATGCAGGCCAGCTTCAGCAAGGggaaaacatcacagaaatagTGGTCTATCTGATTGGGGCCACAGAAGGGAAGTTCAATAACAATCAATACTTGCATGATTGAATGGGTAAATGCTCCGAGAATTGAGGCCATTACAAGGACATAGCACACCTGTCTGCTCATGATGACCATATAGTGAAGGGGTCTGCAGATGGCTGCATATCGGTCATAGGCCATGGCCACCAAGATGAAGATCTCAGTGGCACCAAAAAAATGGGCATAAAACATCTGGGCCATGCAGCCATTGTAGGAGATGGTCTTCTGCTGGGCCAGTAGGTCTGTGAAGTGAAGCAGACATCCATAAAAGATAGGTAGCTCAGGAAAAAGTACATGAGCTGTTCACGGAGACGGCTGCCCCTGATTGTGAGAAGATAGAGCAAGTTTCCTGAGAGAATTGCAATGTAGCAAAGTACGAACAGCACAAAGCAGGCGGCCTTTGCATCCTCATCACTAAAAAGTCCCAAGAGATTAAATTCTGTGATATTTTCATGTCCCAATTCTTCTGGGGGTGTGATTATATAGAGGGGAAAGTTAACATACTGGAAACACccaacttttttaaattattgatttattttaaaagtcaaaaaaaaaaataaaagtcattcatttgataaatatatgtAGGTTATTATGATGAAAACACCTAAATTAATGCTAAGGGTGCAGCTATACAAAATACCTACAATCTATCAACAAGTAGATATAGTTCATTAGAGTAGCCATAGCTAATAATAATAGCTCaaataattaattgaaaatataataaatcccAAAGTCTCATGCTtactatgaatgaataaaaggatgAATAATTGGAAGATGCAATGTTCTTTTTTAGGTTAATTTTGAGATGTGATTTCAGAAGTATACCTTAAGAGTAATTTTTGAATCTCTGTTATGTATAAACAATATGAGGTTATCTCTTCATCAAGGGCAGTCTTATCATTCTCAGTCCTTCCCAGGAACTAAATCTGTGCTGAACCTTGAAAATTCAGTAGCATCAttaatcatcattttaaatattagatcTCTAAATGACAATTTAATAAAGTGCCTTTAACACCTTTTGCAAACATTGAGCAAAGATTAGATCGTTGGGGAAGAGTTGCTCCACTGTATGAGGTTCCAGTATATTTGTGGCTTCCTGGAATAGACCTCATTTCCCAGTTCACTTTTCAGTCTAACCCAGGAGTTTTCATCCCTTAGTCCCACTTTCTGTCACTTTCCAGTAAGACAGCACCCCTGCAGGGTCAAATTGCATCCAGAGATCCTTTTTCACTAGGTCTGTTTTAAAACcatgtatttctttgaatttaagcACTTTCTTTCCTTAACAGACTCATGGGCCCCagtcctgaaattttttttttaatttttatttacttatgatagtcacagaaagagagagagaggcagagacacaggcagagggagaagcaggctccatgcaccgggagcccaatgtgggactcgatcccgtgtctccaggatcgcgccctgggccaaaggcaggcgccaaaccgctgcgccacccagggatccccccagtcctgaaatattttaactaaaaataacatATTGCTTTGGTGCAAAATATTAAACTATATCTCTTACTTCCTTTTGGCAAAAAATGTACCACAAAACTGCTAAACTCAATGCCCAGCTCTATAAAACATAAACACTACAGACTGATTAACAGGTGTCAGCCAGTTTGTGAAGGGTTATAACAACATTTGaacaatactttttatttttagaaaacggTACATTTGGCAAAGAGATTTTTAATAGGATTTGATGGAGTTTGTGGACTTTCAGTTTGATTTCCATCCATGAACCACAAATTAACAACCTGTGGgctaatttcttgaaaaaaatctctgaaaaatattactgtcacataaataaaaccaGTTGCAATGATTCTGGGATATGgtgttatttgtttaaaataaacagtTCAATATTACTTAATCTGTGAGTTATCTattctgtccttttttaaaaagattttatttatttcttcatgagagatacagagggagaggcagagacataggaagagggagaagcaggctccatgcaggaagcctgatgtgggacttgatcccgcaactccaggaacacgccctaagtcaaaggtagacgctcaaccactaagccacccaggcgtccctattctgTCCTTAAAAACAGAATTCCCTCATTGAATATAGAATTGTATTACaagattaaaaagattataaCGAATTAAAAGATTATACCATGTTTATGGCTAGGGAGGATCAATAagaaagatgtcaattcttcccaattAATACattcaataattaaaacaaaaattctgacatttttcatcaaaatctgattctaaaattagaaagaatagCCAGAGTAGCTAATCTAACTTTTTCAAAGGAAGATCAAAGAGGATAGACATATCTTTCAGAATTGaaatatactataaagctatagcaATTAAAAAGTTGTAGGTAGAGGCATCTGGGTgtttcagtcggttaagtgtccaactcttgtgatcttaaggtcatgagatcaagccccaagttgggctccacactcaacacagggtctgcttgagattctctctccctctgtgtctgcccctcttggctgtgttctctctctgtatcaagaataaataaataaatcttttttaaaaagttgtaggTAAAGACAGATTGCTGGACTTGAAgacagtcaataaataaatacatatatatcagaaTTTGTTCCATATTTAAGTTGAAATTTCAAATTGATTTAAACTCCAGGAAATCaatttgatttgaattttaataacTGAGGACTTTAaatctctctctgaaaaaaatatcacTCATAAGGCACAAAAAATTATAATCCAGATGGtcaaaaaacacaaatgtatcaaaaacaaaagaaaaaaattgagaataattAGAATGGGTTTATATCTTATGtaggaacatttttaaagcaaagaacataaaacaaattcataaaaatataaaatctattttaaaatcttccataTGACAAAACTTCATataaaccaaatatttttaaaagcagcaaatgggagtaaatatttataaatcctGTGAATTGATCACATAAAGATAAGTAGCCCAATTTTCTAAAAGAGCAACATTTTGGGAAGGCAATACATAGAAAGAAAATCACAACTgcccagaaaaatataaaaagattcaaCCTCACTAGAATTAGGGAGATGCAGATGAAACAGGAATGAGATATTATATTCTCACTCATCAActtcataaaactaaaatttcaaaaggtattcattaaaattttcatgaGTGACCCAGCAAAACTACCTCAGAAACTATACAAAAGGATATTCTTCACAGACTcattcaaatttggaaaatagaattGATCTAAAACCTGAAAATAGAATGGAAATAAGGGCTAGTATGTTCTCATTATGGAAAACTAGGCAATAGTTTGATGATACCTAGGAGACATCTAACATGATACCAATCACTAAAACATACTTTCATGTGGAAAACATAATGAAGTACACGAAAATAACCACAGTATGATAATGtgcatgctaaaaaaaaagatcacagtcACAGAATGCCATATAGTTTCTGTGAGAACCTCTGTACTTAtaagttaatagaaaaaaagtgTGGAAGGAAAgatttaattctcaaaaataaagaaggtGATGGCCAAAAGGGATTTTTAGTGTTAtacaatgttttaatttctttattaaagagattatatttcattattacttCTGTACTTAAACTTAATTCCAAATTCATCATTTTATAATACGGTTTAAGAAGAACACAATACATAAGGAATAAAATTAAGCAGAATGAAAAGTAATTCAG
The Canis lupus familiaris isolate Mischka breed German Shepherd chromosome 18, alternate assembly UU_Cfam_GSD_1.0, whole genome shotgun sequence genome window above contains:
- the OR4S2 gene encoding olfactory receptor family 4 subfamily S member 2, which codes for MEKRNNVTEFIFWGLSQNLEVEEVCFVVFSFFYTVILLGNLLIMLTVYMGNLFKFPMYFFLNYLSFVDICYSSVTAPKMIVDLLAKSKTISYVGCMLQLFGVHFFGCTEIFILTVMAYDRYVAICKPLHYTTIMDRNRCNKMLLGTWIGGFLHSIIQVALVVQLPFCGPSEIDHYFCDVHPVLKLACTDTYIVGVVVTANSGTIALGSFVILIISYTVILVSLRKHSAEGRRKALSTCGSHIAVVIIFFGPCTFMYMRPDTTFSEDKMVAVFYTIITPMLNPLIYTLRNAEIKNTIKRLWGRKVFSEANDK